From Streptomyces sp. 6-11-2, one genomic window encodes:
- a CDS encoding aminoglycoside phosphotransferase family protein, with translation MAFEPPRRLVRALGETAPDGDDWLEKLPGLARQAVALRELTVERVQMPGGRSSLVVLVRTADGTPAVLKLAPARARPESERAALAHWGGRGAVQLLEDGPAGPAEGVLLLERLHPDVSVRSLPEARALLEAAGTLRRLWVEPPAGHTFETVEERTGRQAGAMRASAEADAEVAPLVEAALTARAELLAAPPERRLLHGTFRQSKVLAGDRTPWLAVGPDPVVGEAAFDLARLVRDRVEDLIAAPSGAATTRRRIKRLADSLEVDRDRLRGWTLFRAVESGVRARRVGRPKDAELLLEFATWL, from the coding sequence ATGGCTTTCGAACCGCCGCGGCGTCTGGTGCGGGCGCTGGGTGAGACCGCACCGGACGGGGACGACTGGCTGGAGAAGCTGCCCGGACTGGCGCGGCAGGCGGTGGCGCTGCGCGAGCTGACCGTCGAACGGGTGCAGATGCCCGGCGGACGCAGCAGCCTCGTGGTGCTGGTGCGGACGGCGGACGGGACACCGGCCGTGCTCAAACTGGCCCCTGCCCGGGCCCGCCCGGAGAGCGAGCGGGCGGCGCTCGCGCACTGGGGCGGGCGGGGCGCCGTGCAACTGCTGGAGGACGGGCCGGCCGGGCCGGCCGAGGGCGTGCTGCTGCTGGAACGGCTGCATCCGGACGTGTCGGTGCGGTCGCTGCCGGAGGCGCGGGCGCTGCTGGAGGCGGCGGGCACGCTGCGGCGGCTGTGGGTCGAACCGCCTGCCGGGCACACCTTCGAGACGGTCGAGGAGCGGACCGGGCGGCAGGCCGGGGCGATGCGGGCGAGCGCGGAGGCCGACGCGGAGGTGGCGCCGCTGGTCGAGGCGGCGCTCACGGCCCGCGCGGAACTGCTGGCCGCGCCGCCCGAGCGGCGGTTGCTGCACGGCACGTTCCGGCAGAGCAAGGTGCTCGCCGGGGACCGGACGCCGTGGCTGGCCGTGGGCCCGGATCCGGTGGTCGGCGAGGCCGCCTTCGACCTGGCGCGGCTGGTCCGCGACCGGGTGGAGGACCTGATCGCCGCGCCGTCCGGCGCCGCCACCACCCGGCGCCGGATCAAGCGGCTGGCGGATTCCCTGGAGGTCGACCGCGACCGCCTGCGCGGCTGGACGCTCTTCCGAGCCGTGGAATCCGGCGTGCGCGCCCGCCGCGTGGGCCGCCCGAAGGACGCCGAACTCCTCCTGGAATTCGCCACCTGGCTCTGA
- a CDS encoding proline--tRNA ligase gives MANAPVQRMSQLLAKTLRDDPADAEVLSHKLLVRAGYVRRTAAGIWTWLPLGKKVLANVERIVREEMDAIGGQEVLLPALLPREPYEATGRWDEYGAELFRLKDRKGGDYLLGPTHEEIFTLLVKDQATSYKDLPVILYQIQTKFRDEARPRAGILRGREFLMKDSYSFDLADEGLAESYALHRQAYQRIFDRLGLDYRICAATAGAMGGSKSEEFLAPAAAGEDTFADCPNCDFAANTEAIEYELVPVDGSGVPAAEEIPTPDTPTIETLAASLGVPASATLKNLLVKVDGEIVAVGVPGDREVDLGKVEAHFAPAAVELVTAEDFVGRPDLVRGYVGPQGLDKVKYIADPRVAPGTDWITGANKEHTHAKNVVAGRDFEVDEYVDVVVVQDGDPCPKCGTGLKLDRAIEIGHIFQLGRKYADALKLDVLGQNGKPVRVTMGSYGIGVSRAVAALAEQHADDKGLIWSKEVAPADVHVVAAGKALQTEVALEVSQKLAAAGVRVLVDDRAGVSPGVKFTDSELIGVPQILVVGRRAPEGVVELKDRRTGEREELAIEEAIARLTA, from the coding sequence ATGGCCAACGCACCGGTCCAGCGCATGTCCCAGTTGTTGGCGAAGACGCTGCGCGACGACCCGGCGGACGCCGAGGTCCTGAGCCACAAGCTGCTGGTCCGCGCGGGCTACGTGCGGCGCACCGCCGCCGGGATCTGGACCTGGCTGCCGCTGGGCAAGAAGGTCCTCGCCAACGTGGAGCGGATCGTCCGCGAGGAGATGGACGCGATCGGCGGCCAGGAGGTGCTGCTGCCCGCGCTGCTGCCCCGTGAGCCGTACGAGGCGACCGGCCGCTGGGACGAGTACGGCGCCGAGCTGTTCCGTCTGAAGGACCGCAAGGGCGGCGACTACCTCCTCGGGCCGACCCACGAGGAGATCTTCACCCTGCTGGTGAAGGACCAGGCGACCTCCTACAAGGACCTGCCGGTCATCCTCTACCAGATCCAGACCAAGTTCCGGGACGAGGCCCGGCCCCGCGCGGGCATCCTGCGCGGGCGCGAGTTCCTGATGAAGGACTCCTACTCCTTCGACCTCGCCGACGAGGGCCTCGCCGAGTCCTACGCCCTGCACCGCCAGGCCTACCAGCGGATCTTCGACCGCCTGGGCCTGGACTACCGGATCTGCGCCGCGACCGCGGGCGCGATGGGCGGCTCCAAGTCCGAGGAGTTCCTCGCCCCGGCCGCCGCCGGCGAGGACACCTTCGCCGACTGCCCGAACTGCGACTTCGCCGCCAACACCGAGGCGATCGAGTACGAGCTGGTGCCGGTGGACGGCTCCGGCGTGCCCGCGGCCGAGGAGATCCCCACCCCGGACACCCCGACCATCGAGACCCTCGCCGCCTCCCTCGGCGTGCCGGCCTCCGCCACCCTGAAGAACCTGCTGGTCAAGGTCGACGGGGAGATCGTCGCCGTCGGCGTCCCCGGCGACCGCGAGGTGGACCTGGGCAAGGTCGAGGCGCACTTCGCCCCGGCCGCCGTCGAGCTGGTCACCGCCGAGGACTTCGTGGGCCGCCCGGACCTGGTCCGCGGTTACGTCGGTCCGCAGGGCCTGGACAAGGTGAAGTACATCGCCGACCCGCGCGTGGCGCCCGGCACGGACTGGATCACCGGTGCCAACAAGGAGCACACGCACGCGAAGAACGTGGTCGCCGGGCGCGACTTCGAGGTCGACGAGTACGTCGACGTGGTGGTCGTGCAGGACGGCGACCCCTGCCCGAAGTGCGGCACCGGCCTCAAGCTGGACCGGGCCATCGAGATCGGCCACATCTTCCAGCTCGGCCGCAAGTACGCCGACGCCCTCAAGCTCGACGTCCTCGGCCAGAACGGCAAGCCGGTCCGCGTCACCATGGGCTCCTACGGCATCGGTGTCTCCCGCGCCGTGGCCGCCCTCGCCGAGCAGCACGCCGACGACAAGGGCCTGATCTGGTCCAAGGAGGTCGCCCCGGCCGACGTGCACGTGGTCGCCGCCGGCAAGGCCCTGCAGACCGAGGTGGCCCTGGAGGTGTCCCAGAAGCTCGCCGCGGCAGGCGTCCGCGTCCTCGTCGACGACCGGGCCGGTGTCTCCCCGGGCGTGAAGTTCACCGACTCCGAACTCATCGGCGTCCCGCAGATCCTGGTCGTCGGCCGCCGCGCGCCCGAGGGTGTCGTCGAGCTGAAGGACCGCCGCACCGGCGAGCGCGAGGAGCTCGCGATCGAGGAAGCGATCGCCCGCCTCACGGCGTAG
- a CDS encoding GNAT family N-acetyltransferase has product MAHFPGHGHRRSDDVVIGPLDLSVRVDEALAVQAVAFGLGADEVAVRRQIVLRHMTCRGARALGATTADGRLAGFVYGMPNDRAHWWSTVVEPYLRALGHDDWLDDSFVITELHVHPSHQNRGIGRALITTITDSASEPRSILSAIDTDSPARGLYHALGYEDLARQVHFPSAPKPYAVMGAPLPLRRRPNTAPGRL; this is encoded by the coding sequence ATGGCGCACTTCCCCGGTCACGGACACCGCCGCAGCGACGACGTCGTGATCGGCCCCCTGGACCTGTCGGTCCGTGTCGACGAGGCGCTCGCCGTGCAGGCCGTCGCCTTCGGTCTCGGCGCCGACGAGGTGGCCGTACGCCGGCAGATCGTGCTGCGCCACATGACCTGCCGGGGAGCCCGCGCGCTCGGTGCCACCACGGCCGACGGCCGGCTCGCGGGATTCGTCTACGGCATGCCCAACGACCGCGCCCACTGGTGGTCCACCGTCGTCGAGCCCTACCTGCGCGCCCTCGGCCACGACGACTGGCTCGACGACTCCTTCGTGATCACCGAACTGCACGTCCACCCGAGCCACCAGAACCGCGGCATCGGACGGGCCCTGATCACCACCATCACCGACAGTGCGAGCGAGCCCCGCTCGATCCTCTCCGCCATCGACACCGACAGCCCGGCCCGCGGTCTCTACCACGCCCTGGGCTACGAGGACCTCGCCCGCCAGGTGCACTTCCCCAGCGCGCCGAAACCGTACGCCGTGATGGGCGCCCCGCTGCCGCTGCGCCGCCGTCCGAACACGGCGCCCGGTCGGCTTTAA
- a CDS encoding GNAT family N-acetyltransferase codes for MLTQTTTAVLGPSDLDAALAVLGREPVVNAFVTSRVQVAGLDPWRLGGEMWGWYEDGILTSLCYAGANLVPICATPRAVRAFADRARRAGRRCSSIVGPAEPTAQLWRLLEPGWGPAREIRAHQPLMVTDRMPSGIAPDPYVRRIRKDEMETIMPACVAMFTEEVGVSPLAGDGGLLYQARVAELVGSGRSFARLDEHGKVMFKAEIGAATSEACQIQGVWVAPEYRGRGLAVPGMAAVLRYALADVAPVVSLYVNDFNTAARRTYLKAGFQEVGAFMSVLF; via the coding sequence GTGTTGACCCAGACGACCACCGCGGTCCTCGGACCGAGCGACCTCGACGCCGCGCTCGCGGTCCTCGGCCGCGAGCCGGTCGTGAATGCCTTCGTGACGTCCCGCGTTCAGGTCGCCGGACTGGACCCGTGGCGGCTCGGCGGAGAGATGTGGGGCTGGTACGAGGACGGCATACTCACGTCCCTGTGCTACGCGGGGGCCAACCTCGTCCCGATCTGCGCCACCCCCAGGGCCGTCCGGGCCTTCGCGGACCGTGCGCGCCGGGCCGGCCGTCGCTGCTCCTCCATCGTGGGACCGGCCGAACCCACCGCCCAGCTGTGGCGGCTCCTGGAACCCGGCTGGGGTCCGGCCCGCGAGATCCGCGCCCACCAGCCGCTCATGGTCACCGACCGCATGCCGTCCGGCATCGCTCCCGATCCCTACGTCCGCCGCATCCGCAAGGACGAGATGGAGACGATCATGCCGGCCTGCGTGGCGATGTTCACGGAGGAGGTCGGCGTCTCCCCGCTCGCCGGGGACGGCGGTCTGCTCTACCAGGCCCGGGTCGCCGAACTCGTCGGCTCCGGCCGCTCCTTCGCCCGCCTCGACGAGCACGGCAAGGTGATGTTCAAGGCGGAGATCGGTGCCGCGACCTCCGAGGCCTGCCAGATCCAGGGCGTGTGGGTGGCCCCCGAGTACCGCGGCCGAGGCCTGGCGGTCCCCGGCATGGCGGCGGTCCTGCGGTACGCGCTGGCCGATGTGGCCCCGGTGGTCAGTCTGTACGTGAACGACTTCAACACCGCGGCCAGGCGCACCTACCTGAAGGCGGGCTTCCAGGAGGTCGGCGCGTTCATGAGCGTTCTCTTCTGA